One window from the genome of Hyphomonas neptunium ATCC 15444 encodes:
- a CDS encoding acetyl-CoA C-acetyltransferase → MATAYIVAANRTAGGRKNGALAEWHPGDLGAQVLNAIVAETGVDPKAIEDVIMGCVSQAGEQAGQIGRTAVLASNLPNSVPAVTIDRQCGSSQQSIQFAAQAIMSGTQDLVIAAGVESMTRCPMGINARAGKVFDIPTDPTPKSVKEKFGIKHFSQFAGAEMIAKKHGHTKEQLDAFSVESHRRAAAATKSGAFAKEIVIIKGRNGEGQEVMHDKDEGIRYDASMEGMASLKILMEDGVMTAANASQICDGASAVMIASEAAIKAHNLTPLARIHNVTVTAGDPVIMLEEPLFATDRALQRAGMKIGDIDLYEVNEAFAPVPLAWLKHVGADPSKLNVNGGAISLGHPLGASGTKLMATLVHALRARGGKYGLQTMCEGGGVANVTIIEAL, encoded by the coding sequence ATGGCGACCGCATATATTGTAGCAGCAAATCGCACGGCCGGTGGCCGCAAGAACGGCGCGCTCGCCGAATGGCATCCCGGCGATCTGGGCGCGCAAGTGCTCAACGCCATCGTCGCAGAGACCGGCGTTGACCCCAAGGCCATCGAAGACGTGATCATGGGCTGCGTTTCGCAGGCCGGTGAACAGGCAGGCCAGATCGGCCGGACCGCCGTACTGGCCTCCAACCTTCCAAATTCCGTCCCTGCCGTGACCATCGACCGCCAGTGCGGCTCGTCCCAGCAGTCGATCCAGTTCGCGGCGCAGGCCATCATGTCCGGCACGCAGGATCTCGTGATTGCGGCCGGCGTGGAAAGCATGACGCGCTGCCCGATGGGCATCAACGCCCGCGCCGGCAAGGTGTTCGACATCCCGACCGATCCGACACCAAAATCGGTGAAGGAAAAATTCGGCATCAAACATTTCAGCCAGTTTGCCGGCGCCGAAATGATCGCCAAAAAGCATGGCCATACCAAAGAACAACTCGACGCTTTCTCGGTCGAAAGCCACCGCCGGGCCGCCGCTGCCACCAAGTCGGGCGCCTTCGCAAAAGAAATCGTCATCATCAAGGGCCGCAATGGCGAAGGCCAGGAAGTGATGCACGACAAGGATGAGGGCATCCGCTACGACGCCAGCATGGAAGGCATGGCGAGCCTCAAGATCCTCATGGAAGACGGCGTCATGACGGCCGCGAACGCCAGCCAGATCTGCGATGGCGCGTCGGCCGTTATGATTGCCTCGGAAGCGGCGATCAAAGCGCACAACCTCACCCCGCTGGCCCGCATTCACAATGTGACGGTCACTGCTGGCGATCCGGTCATCATGCTGGAAGAGCCGCTCTTCGCGACCGACCGCGCCCTGCAACGCGCCGGCATGAAAATCGGCGATATCGACCTCTATGAAGTCAACGAGGCGTTCGCCCCTGTGCCCCTCGCCTGGCTCAAGCATGTCGGCGCCGACCCATCGAAACTCAACGTCAATGGCGGCGCCATCTCGCTCGGCCACCCGCTGGGCGCATCGGGCACCAAGTTGATGGCAACGCTGGTTCATGCTCTGCGCGCGCGCGGTGGCAAATACGGCCTGCAAACGATGTGTGAAGGCGGCGGCGTTGCCAACGTCACCATCATCGAAGCGCTCTGA
- a CDS encoding MaoC family dehydratase, translating to MKYYEDMVVGTKTRSSRSYKVTREEVIEFASKYDPQPFHLDDDAAAKTHFGRLSASGWHSGAMAMRLMVDTWKDMEPTAGLGSPGIDELRWVKPVFPGDELTVEMELISKRRMKSRRDMGLSKSRQTVLNQNGETVMTMVSNGLIQVRNPELDTE from the coding sequence ATGAAGTATTACGAGGATATGGTTGTCGGCACGAAGACGCGGTCGTCGCGGTCGTACAAGGTGACGCGTGAAGAGGTGATCGAGTTTGCGTCAAAGTATGACCCTCAGCCATTTCATCTGGATGACGACGCGGCGGCCAAGACCCATTTCGGGCGGCTTTCGGCCTCCGGCTGGCATAGCGGCGCGATGGCCATGCGCCTGATGGTCGATACCTGGAAGGATATGGAGCCAACCGCCGGTCTGGGCTCTCCCGGGATTGACGAGTTGCGCTGGGTGAAGCCGGTGTTTCCTGGCGATGAGCTGACAGTCGAGATGGAGCTTATCTCCAAACGCCGGATGAAAAGCCGCCGCGATATGGGCCTCTCAAAATCCCGTCAGACCGTGCTCAACCAGAATGGTGAGACGGTCATGACGATGGTTTCCAATGGTCTTATCCAGGTGCGCAACCCGGAACTGGATACGGAGTAG
- a CDS encoding vWA domain-containing protein, with the protein MKLIHSIIAIAAGAALAATASAKVVPIKPPKEDTVQSYILLDRTGSMSNIWDEALSSVNAYADSFAADAPGAEIAGADIKTSVTVAVFDYQDGMQFDVLRDKVDPSTWKTITNDEANPRGMTPLFDAIGKIITRAEADNPEKAVIVIMTDGLENSSKEFTKEGAKAALDRAEARGWEVIFLGAEFASFNDAEAVGMSSSKTMAVGQGRMESSMDSLAQKARAYGKGAAPAVEFNAEDRAAADEEGVKERQGNN; encoded by the coding sequence ATGAAACTCATTCATTCCATCATCGCCATCGCCGCCGGGGCCGCGCTCGCCGCCACGGCTTCTGCCAAAGTGGTGCCGATAAAGCCTCCTAAAGAAGATACGGTACAATCTTACATCCTTCTTGACCGCACAGGGTCAATGTCAAACATCTGGGACGAAGCACTTTCTTCCGTGAACGCCTATGCCGACAGCTTCGCGGCTGATGCTCCGGGGGCAGAGATTGCCGGCGCTGACATCAAGACTTCCGTGACGGTTGCCGTATTCGACTATCAGGACGGCATGCAGTTCGACGTGCTGCGCGACAAGGTCGACCCGTCGACCTGGAAAACCATCACGAACGATGAAGCCAACCCGCGCGGCATGACCCCGCTGTTTGATGCCATCGGCAAGATCATCACCCGCGCCGAGGCAGACAATCCTGAGAAGGCCGTCATTGTCATTATGACCGACGGTCTGGAAAACTCCTCCAAGGAGTTCACCAAGGAAGGCGCCAAAGCCGCGCTGGACCGGGCAGAGGCGCGCGGCTGGGAGGTGATTTTCCTGGGCGCCGAGTTTGCCAGCTTCAATGATGCTGAAGCCGTCGGCATGTCCTCCTCCAAGACCATGGCTGTCGGCCAGGGCCGGATGGAAAGCTCAATGGACTCCCTCGCGCAGAAGGCCCGCGCTTACGGAAAAGGCGCTGCGCCGGCCGTTGAGTTCAATGCTGAAGACCGCGCCGCTGCCGACGAGGAAGGCGTAAAGGAGCGCCAGGGCAACAACTGA